Proteins from a single region of Deltaproteobacteria bacterium:
- a CDS encoding PEP-CTERM sorting domain-containing protein yields MVQRLFMSVMVAAGLALLALSNAVNAAPVSVRVAVENLAPTNSASFAPLRLGFHAGTFDAFNNGQVATAPIVSVAEGGSGSDWFPAFAIADPTAVLGSVGGALLPGASASGTFIVDSVINRFFTFASMVIPSNDLFIGNDAPTAFELFDAAGNLRINSIGQTAGQIWDAGSETADPANAAFVVGGVNDNRTPQNGVVSFSFAELAVFNGLATAGGYVFDSSALTTGTNVYRISFTTSAVPEPASLALLTAGLLALGWGLRRQRSTLSSAS; encoded by the coding sequence ATGGTTCAACGTTTATTTATGTCAGTCATGGTTGCGGCGGGCCTTGCCCTGTTGGCGCTGTCCAATGCCGTTAACGCTGCCCCCGTCTCGGTACGGGTCGCCGTCGAAAACCTCGCGCCAACCAACAGTGCTAGTTTCGCGCCGTTGCGCCTGGGCTTTCATGCCGGAACTTTCGACGCCTTTAACAATGGGCAGGTCGCCACCGCGCCCATCGTGTCGGTGGCCGAAGGCGGCAGCGGCTCGGACTGGTTTCCCGCCTTCGCAATCGCCGACCCGACGGCGGTCCTTGGCTCGGTCGGCGGTGCGTTGTTGCCGGGCGCCAGCGCTAGCGGCACGTTCATCGTCGACAGCGTCATTAACCGCTTTTTCACTTTCGCATCGATGGTCATACCCAGTAACGATCTGTTCATTGGCAACGATGCGCCGACCGCGTTCGAGCTCTTTGATGCCGCGGGGAACCTGCGCATCAACTCGATCGGGCAAACCGCCGGCCAGATTTGGGACGCTGGTTCCGAGACGGCGGATCCCGCCAACGCCGCCTTCGTTGTCGGCGGCGTCAACGACAATCGAACGCCGCAGAACGGCGTCGTCTCGTTCAGTTTCGCGGAACTGGCGGTCTTTAATGGCCTGGCCACGGCCGGAGGGTACGTATTCGATAGCAGTGCCCTTACGACCGGCACGAATGTCTATCGCATCTCTTTCACAACCAGTGCCGTACCTGAACCGGCGTCGCTGGCGCTTCTCACGGCCGGTCTCCTCGCCCTGGGTTGGGGGTTGCGTCGGCAGCGCTCGACGCTGAGTTCAGCGAGCTGA
- a CDS encoding sigma-70 family RNA polymerase sigma factor, which yields MHSRARFGSSKDEELAEKVPYTARYFALGYTGNQMAPFDVYTASRTFRQTAPDATVGVTAESAANDAQREAFVREAMIHVDHLYRIAHHLAREADAVQDLVQDTFVRAIESYRLFDPPTNMRAWLTKILQNIFFDEWRKKQRAGTHESDGRHADALWDPQQQKQWSPEGQLLRKELSDHIHNSLKQIPEEFRLPIVLVDMSEFSYAEAAEVLSCPIGTIRSRLSRGRQLLQDLLGRYFETGDGSENDDLRRSPRAHHRHG from the coding sequence ATGCACTCCCGAGCGCGCTTCGGTTCATCCAAAGACGAAGAGCTTGCCGAAAAAGTTCCCTACACGGCTCGATATTTCGCGCTCGGCTATACCGGGAACCAAATGGCGCCGTTCGACGTTTACACAGCGTCGAGAACTTTTCGGCAAACCGCACCGGATGCGACGGTTGGCGTGACGGCAGAATCTGCAGCAAATGATGCGCAAAGGGAGGCTTTTGTGCGCGAGGCGATGATCCACGTGGACCATCTGTACCGCATCGCCCATCACCTCGCGCGCGAGGCCGACGCAGTTCAGGACCTGGTCCAGGACACCTTTGTGCGCGCCATTGAGTCCTATCGACTATTTGACCCGCCAACCAACATGCGCGCATGGCTCACGAAAATCCTCCAGAATATTTTTTTCGACGAGTGGCGCAAGAAGCAGCGAGCGGGGACCCATGAGAGCGATGGGCGCCACGCCGATGCCCTATGGGACCCGCAACAGCAAAAGCAGTGGAGTCCCGAAGGACAGTTACTCCGCAAAGAGCTGAGCGATCATATTCATAACTCGCTCAAGCAGATTCCCGAGGAGTTTCGGCTGCCGATTGTGCTGGTGGACATGAGCGAGTTCAGCTACGCTGAAGCGGCGGAGGTCTTATCCTGTCCGATCGGCACCATACGCTCCCGCCTGTCCCGAGGCAGACAACTGCTGCAAGATCTGCTGGGCCGCTATTTTGAAACTGGAGATGGAAGCGAAAACGATGACCTGCGACGAAGTCCGAGAGCTCATCACCGGCATGGTTGA